A portion of the Bdellovibrionales bacterium genome contains these proteins:
- a CDS encoding galactokinase translates to METIEVVSPTRVDLAGGTLDCWPLYNLVAPHCVTINFSLGLCSQVRLVPHVGPEIEVNLTDLNCKQTFASGSEFMAFGDQRFDIIRGIIEYVKPPSGFRLDTKSESPVGAGLGGSSSLTVSILKAFGKWIGRSWATLEMVEVAHNLESKLINSPTGTQDYFPAVESGLHFIHYTADGPRIETRPIPKSLFEEHMTLVYTGVPHHSGLNNWQVIKAVIEGDRDVLKSLREIGRVSHAMMKSILQGDWQDIPRLFDEEFRWRVALTPYFSSPRIEELKALVLSAGAQSVKICGAGGGGCVAVWSQPSKKGKVDSACLKSGFQILPLNLYKI, encoded by the coding sequence TTGGAGACAATTGAGGTCGTATCACCAACACGGGTCGACTTGGCTGGCGGCACACTTGACTGCTGGCCGCTTTACAACCTGGTGGCACCTCATTGTGTTACAATTAATTTTTCCTTGGGGCTTTGTAGTCAAGTCAGGCTCGTTCCTCATGTGGGGCCCGAGATTGAAGTCAACTTGACTGATTTGAACTGCAAGCAAACTTTTGCAAGTGGTTCTGAATTTATGGCCTTTGGTGATCAGCGTTTTGATATTATTCGTGGAATCATTGAGTATGTGAAGCCTCCCTCCGGATTTCGCCTGGATACAAAATCAGAATCTCCTGTGGGAGCTGGTCTAGGTGGGAGTTCAAGTCTGACGGTCTCGATTTTAAAGGCTTTTGGCAAGTGGATTGGTCGCTCTTGGGCAACTCTTGAAATGGTGGAAGTGGCGCACAATCTTGAGTCAAAGCTCATCAATTCGCCGACAGGAACTCAGGACTATTTTCCGGCCGTTGAGTCAGGTCTCCACTTTATTCATTATACAGCTGATGGGCCGCGCATCGAGACGAGACCCATACCTAAGAGTCTTTTTGAAGAGCATATGACTTTGGTTTACACGGGGGTTCCGCATCACAGTGGGCTTAACAACTGGCAAGTGATCAAGGCCGTTATTGAAGGAGACAGGGACGTTCTAAAGTCACTGCGCGAAATAGGACGAGTTTCTCACGCGATGATGAAATCCATTTTGCAAGGAGATTGGCAGGACATACCACGACTATTTGACGAGGAGTTTCGCTGGAGAGTTGCTCTCACTCCCTACTTCTCGAGCCCTCGCATTGAAGAGTTGAAGGCTCTTGTTTTATCGGCGGGAGCTCAGTCTGTGAAGATTTGTGGAGCCGGAGGAGGAGGTTGCGTGGCCGTTTGGTCTCAACCGAGTAAAAAGGGAAAGGTAGATTCTGCGTGCCTAAAATCAGGATTTCAAATTTTGCCTCTGAATCTTTACAAAATCTGA
- a CDS encoding RNA polymerase sigma factor, with amino-acid sequence MSQQSDDELMVQIGKGDQRAFGRLFERHSGKTLGYACRLIGDRERAEDVAQEVWLKVVKAAERYEGTGNFIAWIYTLTRHTCLNMIRDQRRLFEALASEGESESFEIPDRRELEETIMNMAEVERVKKEIDQLPDSQRLVLVAWLTEDLSYDELAAHMSISVPSLKSLLFRARRNLILALGVSG; translated from the coding sequence ATGAGTCAACAGAGTGATGACGAGCTAATGGTCCAAATCGGAAAGGGCGATCAGCGTGCATTTGGACGTCTATTTGAACGTCATAGTGGAAAAACTTTGGGTTACGCTTGTCGGTTGATTGGTGATCGAGAAAGGGCTGAGGACGTGGCTCAAGAGGTGTGGTTAAAAGTTGTGAAAGCGGCTGAGAGATACGAGGGCACTGGAAATTTTATCGCCTGGATATATACGCTCACTCGTCACACTTGCTTGAATATGATTCGAGATCAACGGCGACTGTTTGAAGCCTTAGCGAGTGAGGGAGAGTCAGAGAGTTTTGAAATTCCAGATCGCAGAGAACTTGAGGAGACGATCATGAATATGGCAGAGGTTGAGCGAGTAAAAAAGGAAATTGATCAGCTGCCGGATTCACAGAGATTGGTTCTGGTGGCTTGGTTGACGGAGGATTTGAGTTATGATGAATTGGCCGCTCATATGAGTATTTCGGTTCCTTCACTCAAATCGCTTTTGTTTCGTGCGCGGAGAAATCTGATACTTGCTTTGGGGGTGTCGGGATGA
- a CDS encoding DUF3106 domain-containing protein, translating to MMNRRNFISIAMRGLVGSGPVIWTLSALAEEESSGDNVQPPEPSSGGAASEGKARWETLTPEQQQKVQERWEKFKSLPPERKQRILRAWHRYRRFSPERRQQMKSRWRRFQQMSPEQKQRFRQRFKKWKALSPGKRRELRQRFIERRKGSIGGLEGLSNKNPQSGE from the coding sequence ATGATGAATCGACGTAATTTTATCTCGATAGCCATGAGGGGTTTGGTAGGTTCCGGTCCTGTCATCTGGACTTTGTCAGCTTTGGCCGAGGAGGAATCTTCGGGGGACAATGTCCAACCGCCCGAGCCGTCCTCTGGAGGGGCTGCTTCAGAAGGGAAAGCTCGGTGGGAAACATTGACTCCAGAGCAGCAGCAAAAGGTTCAGGAGCGATGGGAGAAATTTAAATCTCTGCCTCCCGAAAGGAAGCAGAGAATTCTACGTGCTTGGCACCGCTATCGCAGATTTTCTCCAGAGCGTCGTCAACAGATGAAGAGCCGATGGCGACGTTTCCAGCAAATGTCTCCGGAGCAGAAACAGCGATTTCGTCAGAGATTTAAAAAGTGGAAAGCCCTATCTCCTGGTAAGCGTCGTGAACTCAGGCAGAGATTCATTGAGCGGCGAAAGGGAAGCATCGGAGGCCTGGAGGGCTTATCGAACAAAAATCCCCAAAGCGGGGAATAA
- a CDS encoding DUF429 domain-containing protein — translation MKAHHFSGLALGGGKTDKSCLAFVEYYQDHNKIFLSQLFSRIKSEKELSADHLLIKLLSEGRHLEFLAIDTPLKLPKCLRCRLRCPGYESCGEPEIKWMWKFYREKNQRKRPAKLFTPYTERCAELYISSGLEEEFHPPHALGSNMAPLTARALFLQRRLSIPMIEVYPKLSLWRIGRTLGLAKSHLRFHKHSVGGEESREAIIDQLIKMDIAFIYEQDAKTMIEFAPAFDAFVCALTAVLKYKGQTEPRPKGFPKADAWIEYPKEKIHW, via the coding sequence ATGAAAGCTCATCATTTTTCTGGCCTTGCGCTTGGAGGGGGCAAAACGGACAAGAGCTGTTTGGCATTTGTCGAATACTATCAAGATCACAATAAGATTTTTCTGAGCCAACTTTTTTCAAGGATCAAATCTGAAAAGGAACTTTCTGCCGATCATCTTCTGATAAAACTATTGTCTGAGGGCAGGCACCTTGAGTTCCTGGCCATCGATACGCCTCTTAAATTGCCCAAGTGTTTGCGGTGTCGCTTGAGATGTCCGGGATATGAGAGTTGTGGTGAACCTGAAATCAAGTGGATGTGGAAGTTCTATCGTGAGAAGAATCAGCGCAAGCGTCCCGCTAAACTCTTTACTCCCTATACGGAGAGATGTGCTGAACTTTATATTTCCTCAGGTCTTGAAGAGGAGTTCCATCCGCCCCATGCTCTGGGCTCCAATATGGCTCCCTTGACGGCTCGAGCGCTATTTTTGCAAAGAAGACTTTCGATTCCGATGATCGAGGTTTATCCAAAGCTCTCTTTGTGGAGAATTGGGCGTACTTTGGGTCTTGCTAAGTCTCACCTTCGTTTTCACAAGCATTCGGTTGGGGGGGAGGAAAGTCGTGAGGCGATCATTGATCAGCTCATAAAAATGGACATTGCTTTTATTTATGAGCAGGATGCCAAGACAATGATCGAGTTTGCTCCAGCCTTTGATGCCTTTGTGTGCGCTTTGACAGCAGTTCTCAAATACAAAGGCCAGACGGAGCCAAGGCCCAAGGGATTTCCAAAAGCTGATGCCTGGATCGAATATCCCAAAGAAAAAATTCACTGGTAA
- a CDS encoding ATP-binding cassette domain-containing protein, whose protein sequence is MIEVRDLSKVYGDRTAIDRLNFSIAKGEVVGFLGPNGAGKSTTMKIITGYMAPSSGSVKVADYDVFECPLEVKRRIGYLPETPPVYGDMFVRDYLQYVARLRGVESSKLKSMVDAALEKTNLQDVRNRLIQNLSKGFKQRVGLAQALVSDPEILILDEPTVGLDPKQVAEMRKLIYGLKGQHTIVLSTHILPEVQANCERIIIINRGRIVAEDSMAGLSKRMSGGQKLVIRIRRASAATEKSLKAVAGVSHVKVEGNLLQVDFDGREETTEAIAHRLVTDGVGLLEMKVMSMDLEDIFIQLTSDRIEDGIQGGVQ, encoded by the coding sequence ATGATCGAAGTGCGAGATCTTTCGAAGGTCTATGGCGATCGCACGGCCATCGACCGCTTAAATTTTTCCATCGCGAAGGGTGAGGTTGTCGGTTTTCTGGGGCCGAATGGAGCTGGTAAGTCTACGACTATGAAAATCATTACGGGATATATGGCGCCATCCTCCGGGTCTGTCAAAGTTGCTGATTACGATGTGTTCGAATGCCCCCTCGAAGTGAAACGGCGTATTGGGTATTTGCCGGAAACTCCCCCCGTCTATGGCGATATGTTTGTGAGGGACTATCTGCAATATGTGGCTCGACTTCGCGGCGTTGAATCTTCGAAGCTAAAGAGTATGGTTGATGCGGCACTCGAAAAGACAAACTTGCAAGATGTTCGTAATCGCTTGATACAAAATCTATCGAAAGGCTTTAAACAAAGGGTTGGATTGGCTCAGGCCTTGGTTTCTGATCCAGAAATTCTCATTTTGGATGAACCGACGGTGGGTCTTGATCCCAAGCAGGTTGCAGAGATGCGCAAATTGATCTATGGCCTCAAGGGACAACACACCATTGTGTTATCAACTCATATTCTTCCTGAGGTTCAAGCCAATTGCGAGCGCATCATCATTATTAATCGTGGCAGGATTGTTGCTGAAGATTCTATGGCGGGTCTTTCGAAAAGAATGTCCGGAGGACAGAAGCTTGTTATTAGGATCCGACGAGCCTCAGCTGCAACAGAAAAGTCTTTAAAGGCGGTCGCAGGTGTATCTCACGTGAAGGTCGAGGGAAATCTTTTGCAGGTTGATTTTGACGGACGTGAAGAGACAACCGAGGCGATAGCTCACCGCTTGGTGACTGATGGGGTTGGGCTGCTTGAAATGAAGGTCATGAGCATGGATCTTGAGGATATTTTTATCCAGTTAACTTCCGATCGTATTGAAGACGGAATTCAGGGAGGTGTGCAATGA
- a CDS encoding ABC transporter permease subunit: protein MIRGTLTVAWKDFRVLVTSPMFLTVSGLCACIWSYNYLPQIFQFEKVAQRAFQSGGLNIHQTLFASHIARANIILIFAIPALTMRLLAEEKKMRTYDLLLTVPITAAQIAIGKFLAGFAAGLVLLSLSFIYPLGTFFISNFSLGPLFTSYLGMALVTGIYVAIGLFASSVTESVVLAVILALILNLSLWFLGQAAEISDQATLTAVMEHISVPQQFVSFLKGTLRISSLTFFVSTLAFFVFLSERVVESSRWR from the coding sequence ATGATTCGTGGAACCTTGACGGTAGCATGGAAGGATTTTCGAGTTCTCGTAACGAGTCCCATGTTTTTAACCGTTTCTGGCTTGTGTGCGTGCATTTGGAGCTACAATTATTTGCCACAAATTTTTCAATTCGAAAAGGTTGCTCAGAGGGCCTTTCAGTCTGGTGGCTTGAATATTCACCAGACTTTGTTTGCTTCACACATTGCTCGCGCTAATATTATCCTGATATTCGCAATTCCAGCCTTGACGATGAGGTTGTTGGCCGAAGAGAAGAAAATGAGGACCTATGATTTGCTCTTAACAGTTCCAATTACGGCAGCTCAGATTGCCATTGGAAAGTTTTTGGCTGGTTTTGCGGCCGGCTTGGTTTTGTTGAGTCTGTCGTTTATATATCCCCTAGGGACCTTTTTTATTTCGAATTTCTCACTCGGGCCATTGTTTACTTCGTACCTGGGTATGGCTTTGGTAACGGGAATATATGTGGCCATTGGGCTCTTTGCCAGTTCGGTGACTGAGTCAGTCGTCCTTGCTGTTATTCTGGCGCTTATCCTCAATCTGTCCTTGTGGTTCTTGGGTCAGGCTGCCGAGATATCGGATCAGGCCACATTGACAGCGGTGATGGAACACATTTCAGTTCCTCAGCAGTTTGTTTCCTTTCTCAAGGGAACTTTGCGTATTAGCTCACTGACGTTTTTTGTGAGCACTCTGGCTTTTTTTGTTTTTCTTTCTGAACGTGTTGTCGAATCTTCTCGTTGGAGGTAG
- a CDS encoding DUF4340 domain-containing protein, whose protein sequence is MKSFRSTLIFAVIVAGLLAYAIFEMKRSEEVKTAEASLDRIFKIDEKDVQELQITRPDGNLHLVRQGDALVLKAPVEDRTDGFSATSFLNSIVNQSAKVLEEKNQKWADYGLEVPRLKVEVISTKGVKSSYQIGSEKAFDGSNYLRDGDRLLIGSSDIDSVLSKKVSEIRDKKLYHFGDLAKGLRVVSSPDGIELKLVRRDGKWIYEKDPSVILKDDEVDRYLSEITNYRASDFVEEETTPQVLARYGLDKPQLAIELWLENEKGDGPHWWLKASKSKLGKEGFAYYSGRSTVYKVAEDTVQRLSKNLDALRNKKIPFEFKSDSVGELSLRTSLTDIRLVKKDGQWTPVQPVSGKEVDQSAVDGLLSKLKEMEARYYLGNKKKKGFGKESNSLKLADTEGKPLFEMTWGDSFKAKSEINSAPDEELYYTQTNLASELLGVSVGKINELPRQTLLRDIKKAADPAPTSAMDAAIGNSSSPPKASQGTSPEGEKKKE, encoded by the coding sequence ATGAAGTCCTTTCGTTCAACTCTGATTTTTGCGGTCATAGTGGCGGGCCTTTTAGCTTACGCTATCTTTGAAATGAAGAGAAGCGAAGAGGTTAAGACGGCTGAGGCCTCACTGGACCGAATTTTTAAAATTGATGAAAAGGATGTACAGGAGCTGCAGATCACGAGGCCCGATGGCAATCTCCACTTAGTGCGCCAGGGAGACGCTCTCGTACTCAAGGCTCCGGTTGAGGATAGGACGGACGGTTTCAGTGCGACGAGTTTTTTGAATTCTATTGTCAATCAAAGTGCCAAGGTATTGGAAGAAAAGAATCAGAAGTGGGCTGACTACGGCCTTGAGGTGCCAAGACTCAAAGTTGAGGTTATATCGACAAAGGGAGTGAAAAGCAGCTATCAGATTGGATCAGAAAAGGCATTTGATGGTTCGAATTATTTGCGCGACGGAGATCGCCTTTTGATAGGCTCCTCAGACATTGATAGTGTGCTTTCTAAGAAGGTGAGCGAGATTCGTGACAAGAAATTATATCATTTTGGAGATTTAGCTAAAGGCTTGAGAGTCGTTTCCTCACCGGATGGGATTGAACTTAAACTTGTCCGTCGTGATGGAAAGTGGATTTATGAGAAAGACCCATCAGTTATTTTAAAAGATGATGAAGTTGATCGATATCTCTCTGAAATTACCAATTACCGCGCTTCGGATTTTGTTGAGGAAGAGACTACGCCACAGGTGTTGGCGCGTTACGGTTTAGATAAACCACAGCTCGCAATCGAATTGTGGCTTGAAAACGAGAAGGGCGATGGACCACATTGGTGGCTGAAGGCTTCCAAGTCAAAACTAGGCAAGGAGGGATTTGCCTATTATTCAGGACGTTCAACTGTATACAAAGTGGCCGAGGATACCGTTCAGCGCCTTTCAAAAAATCTTGATGCGCTTCGAAATAAGAAGATTCCCTTTGAGTTTAAGTCGGATTCGGTCGGTGAGTTGTCTTTACGAACAAGTTTGACAGATATTCGATTGGTAAAAAAGGATGGACAATGGACTCCCGTGCAGCCAGTTTCCGGCAAGGAGGTCGACCAATCGGCCGTAGATGGACTCCTATCCAAACTGAAAGAGATGGAAGCGCGCTACTATTTGGGCAACAAAAAGAAAAAGGGTTTTGGTAAGGAGAGTAACTCCTTGAAATTGGCGGATACCGAAGGAAAGCCACTTTTCGAAATGACATGGGGTGATTCCTTTAAAGCGAAGAGCGAAATAAATTCGGCCCCTGATGAGGAGCTTTATTACACGCAAACCAATTTGGCTTCCGAGTTGCTTGGAGTTTCTGTTGGAAAGATCAACGAGTTGCCCAGACAAACATTGTTGAGGGACATCAAAAAGGCAGCCGATCCAGCTCCGACGTCAGCTATGGATGCTGCAATAGGGAATTCGTCTTCACCTCCAAAAGCGTCTCAGGGCACCTCTCCTGAAGGCGAAAAAAAGAAAGAATAA
- a CDS encoding GldG family protein, with product MSRWAKISWLLCGLSVLILVAVRFILGGWANFLYVPLAVLVVSFGLALALDWKFYLEFFTLRTTKHGMNMGVLIILVVALLAAVNMISVRFNKSFDLTSEKLNSLSDQSGKVIGDLKENLGIVVFYRGMQDQEPKAQMKELLAMYQDVSPKVQVRFVDAYREHLEAQKYLKDIKGEPGLVLFAEYQGRKIRAQQPLQEEQVTTAIIKATRTDKKKVYFLTGHGEKDFTQEQAGHEQQQVQDSGLTLLKQGLEDSSFQVETLNLVDRAEMPADAGILAILGPTSQILDREMDILRNFARKGGRFLVAADPGSNSNIAQLVKTFGIEFANNYLVNEFNFLAQRDAGEALGVLFDRDSDITKAFRSGNNFTAFPLASEVRKAPDASSALKVKELVKTNEASYVVTDITKPNKPSSQRQPYAVAVSSEGRLNGGEPAPAADGDPHSPSAGDNFAAVVFGDSEFLTNGWIVQGINRDLVLNSVAYLAKEADLISVRPKKAEGTQLVMSPTTRVIVVLLGLLLPLGLLTSSGVVWFRRRGA from the coding sequence ATGAGTCGTTGGGCAAAAATTTCTTGGTTGCTCTGTGGATTGTCGGTTTTAATTTTAGTTGCCGTACGCTTTATTTTAGGCGGATGGGCCAATTTTCTTTACGTTCCCCTTGCGGTATTAGTTGTCAGTTTCGGATTGGCCTTGGCCCTTGACTGGAAGTTCTATTTGGAGTTTTTCACTCTGAGGACCACGAAGCACGGAATGAACATGGGAGTCCTGATCATTTTGGTGGTCGCCCTTTTGGCTGCTGTGAATATGATCAGTGTGCGGTTTAATAAATCATTTGATTTAACCAGTGAGAAGTTGAACTCGCTTTCAGATCAGTCGGGCAAAGTGATTGGGGATCTCAAGGAGAATCTCGGGATCGTCGTTTTTTATCGGGGGATGCAGGATCAGGAACCAAAGGCCCAGATGAAGGAACTTTTGGCCATGTACCAGGACGTTTCTCCCAAGGTACAGGTCCGTTTCGTCGATGCCTATCGTGAACATCTCGAAGCTCAAAAATACCTGAAAGACATTAAGGGGGAGCCAGGTCTCGTGTTATTCGCTGAATACCAAGGTCGTAAGATTCGCGCTCAGCAGCCACTTCAAGAAGAGCAGGTGACAACGGCGATCATCAAAGCCACCAGAACTGATAAGAAAAAGGTCTATTTTTTAACTGGTCACGGAGAAAAGGATTTCACTCAAGAGCAGGCAGGTCATGAGCAACAGCAGGTTCAGGACTCTGGCTTGACTCTTTTAAAACAGGGCTTAGAGGATTCTTCATTTCAGGTTGAAACCTTGAATCTCGTTGATCGAGCGGAAATGCCAGCGGATGCCGGAATCTTGGCTATCCTTGGGCCCACCTCTCAGATTCTTGATCGAGAGATGGATATTTTGAGAAATTTTGCCCGAAAGGGAGGGAGGTTTTTAGTAGCCGCCGATCCGGGGAGCAATAGCAATATAGCCCAATTGGTAAAGACCTTTGGGATCGAGTTTGCAAATAATTATTTGGTGAATGAATTCAATTTCCTTGCACAGAGAGATGCGGGGGAAGCTCTAGGGGTTCTGTTTGACCGGGACAGTGACATCACAAAGGCGTTTCGATCCGGAAACAATTTTACGGCCTTCCCGTTAGCAAGTGAAGTCAGAAAGGCCCCTGACGCTTCTTCGGCTTTAAAGGTCAAAGAGTTGGTTAAAACGAACGAAGCCAGTTATGTTGTGACTGACATCACAAAGCCAAATAAACCATCGAGCCAGAGGCAGCCTTATGCCGTAGCTGTGTCGTCAGAAGGTCGGCTAAACGGAGGAGAACCTGCTCCAGCTGCCGATGGTGATCCTCATTCGCCGAGCGCCGGAGATAACTTTGCGGCCGTTGTTTTTGGAGACAGTGAGTTCTTAACGAATGGCTGGATCGTTCAGGGGATCAATCGGGATTTGGTTTTGAATTCGGTCGCCTATTTGGCAAAGGAAGCGGATCTGATCAGTGTTCGTCCCAAGAAGGCCGAAGGCACTCAGTTGGTAATGTCTCCAACAACAAGGGTCATTGTGGTTTTGTTAGGCTTGCTCCTGCCCTTGGGTCTATTGACTTCCAGTGGGGTTGTTTGGTTTCGTAGGAGGGGCGCATGA